From the genome of Cynocephalus volans isolate mCynVol1 chromosome 14, mCynVol1.pri, whole genome shotgun sequence, one region includes:
- the LOC134362824 gene encoding melanoma inhibitory activity protein 2-like codes for MEVPGAAPQPYLGLVLGELCRTVAAWPEDLRPGPGFPWELVTCVALTAFLILLFLWRSVRSVRSRLYVGREKRLAEKLSGLIEEKCKLLDKLSVVQEEYEGLESAVKGASFEKESTEAQSLEATYGKLSRSKSKLEDEIVSLAIELKEQKSKHCEQDELVADISKRIQSLEDESKSIQSQVAEAKLICKIFQMNEERLKVAIKDALNENSQLRESQKQLLQEAEVLKEQVSELHKQKITFEDSRVHAEQVLSEKENHIKSLTERLLKMTDWAAVLGEDMMADDLELEMKSESQN; via the coding sequence atggaggtgcccggggctgcccctcagccgtacttggggctggtcctgggagagctgtgcaggactgtggcagcatggcctgaagacctgagaccgggccctggttttccatgggaactggtgacatgtgtgGCTCTTACtgcatttttgattctcttgtttttgtggagaagtgttcgatcggtgagaagccggctgtatgtaggaagagagaaaagacttgctgaaaagctttctggactaattgaagaaaaatgtaaactacttgacaaactcagcgttgttcaagaggagtatgaaggcttagagtcagctgtgaagggtgccagctttgagaaggagtcaacagaagcacaaagcttggaggcaacctatggaaAGCTGAGCaggtccaaatctaaacttgaggatgaaatagtctctctagcaatagaattaaaagaacagaaatctaaacattgtgagcaagacgAATTGGtggcagatatttcaaaaaggatacagtccctagaagatgaatcgaaatccatccagtcacaagtagctgaagccaaactaatctgcaaaatatttcaaatgaatgaagaacgtctgaaggtggcaataaaagatgccttgaatgaaaattcccaacttcgggaaagccagaaacagcttttacaagaagcggaagtattgaaagaacaagtgagtgaacttcataaacagaaaataacatttgaagacTCCAGAGTCCACGCAGAACAAGttctgagtgagaaagaaaatcacatcaagtctctgactgaacgcttgctcaagatgacagactgggctgctgtgcttggagaagacatgatggctgatgacttggaattggagatgaagagtgaatcacaaaat